A window of Mycolicibacterium holsaticum DSM 44478 = JCM 12374 genomic DNA:
TGCGATCGCGGCGTCGACGTCGAACTCCTTGACCCGCTGCACGAGTTCCTCGAGGGCCGCCGGGGGCAGCGCGCCTGCCTGGTTGAACACCAGCTTGCCCTTCTTGAACGCCATCAAGGTGGGGATGGAGCGGATGTCGGCCGCGGCCGCGAGTTCCTGCTCGGCCTCGGTGTCCACCTTGGC
This region includes:
- the trxA gene encoding thioredoxin; this translates as MATKDITAEQFNDTINENEIVLVDFWASWCGPCKAFAPTFAASSDEHPDVVFAKVDTEAEQELAAAADIRSIPTLMAFKKGKLVFNQAGALPPAALEELVQRVKEFDVDAAIAAQDNGQTD